From the genome of Brevundimonas sp. NIBR11:
TCTTCCTCGAGCTGGAAGTAGGCCGCGTCGCTGATCCGGCCCGACATGCGAAGGTCGACCAGGGCCTCGCGCTTGGCCTCGAGCACGGCGCCCAGCAGCCGGTCCTGCTCGCTGAAGATGCGACCGTCCTCCGGCGAGGCCTTTTCGAGCGCCGTCATCCGTTCCGCATAGTCGGCGCGCAGGCGAGCGGCGATGGCCCCTTCGGTCTTGCTGACGTGGCCCAGTCCGGCGTCCAGCACGGTCTTTCGGGCAAGATGGACTTCGCGGGCCAGCTGCCCGTCGTCGCGGATCTTCAGCAGGCGGATCAGTGGGCCCAGCGTCAGCCCCTGGATCGACAAGGTGCCCAGCACCACCGCGAAGGTGGCCAGGAGAATCAGGTCGCGATGCGGAAAATTGTCGGGGAGGGCGTAGGCAGTGGCCAGGCTGACCACGCCGCGCATGCCGGACCAGCCAACGACCAATCCCGTCTTCAGCGTCGGCGGCGCCTGTCCGCCGGGCGGGTTGGCGCCGACTGTGCGGTTCTTGATCTGGGCGGCGACATTGTACGTCATGACCCAGGCCAGGCGGGCGGCGACCGCGACCCCCAGGATGATCAGGGCGAAGACGGCGTATTCACTGCGCTGGCCCGGTTCCAGCGCGCGCCAGATGGGACCGATCTGCAGGCCTACGATGGCGAAGGCCGTGGCGTTGAGGGCAAAGACCGCCGTCTCCCACACCGCATAGGAGGGCACGCGCAGGGCCGCCGAGCTCCGTCGGGCGCTGAGGCGGGCGGCCACCAGGCCGTAGACCACCACGGTGATGATGGCCGAGACCTGCACCTGCTCGGCGATGAGCCAGACCCCGAAGGTGAAGATGAACTGGGTCAGGATGGCCAGGGGCGCGTCTTCGATCCGACCGTTGATCTGGCTGGCCAGCCATCCGGCGGCCACGCCCAGGATCACGCTGCCGATCACCATCCAGACCAGCATGGCGACAAGGGGCCAGCCGACGACCAACCCTGCGGTCGCCGCCGTGACAGCAAGGCGATAGGTCAACAGTGAGGTAGCGTCGTTGAACAGGCTCTCGCCCTCCAGCACGACCCGGACCCGGTGCGGCACAGGGACGGCCCGCAGGACCGAAGTGGCGGCGGCCGCATCCGGAGGAGCGACGATGGCGCCCAACGCAATCGCGACCGGCCAGGCCATCGACGGCTCCAGCGCCCGCGCCGCCAGGGCGACGGCTACGACGGTGACGCCGACCGCGACGATGGTCAGGAAGATAATCGGGACCGCGTTGCGTTTGAGATCCCTCGGCGAACTGTCGAAGGCGGCATCCAGCAGCACCGGCGCCACGAACAGGGCCAGCACCAGTTCCGGATCGAGGGTCAGCTCGGGAGCCCACGGCAGGAAGGCGACGGCCGCGCCGCCCAGGGCCAGGAAGGGCGGGAAGGGGGCGTTGAGCCTGCGCGCCAGCAGCGAGAGCAGGACCGCGCCGATCAGGATCAGAAGCAGGGCTTCGAAGGCGTGCATGGATGAAGCCTACAGCCCCAAGGCTCCGCGACAAGCCGCCGCGGACGGCGTTCAGGCGGGCTGGGGTGCGCGGCGCGCCTCCCGGGCGGCCCAGATGCGGTCGTGGACGGCGAAGAAGACCATCTGCACCAGGGGCTCGGCGATGCCGATGGTCAGGGCCGCACGCCAGTCCCGCGTGATGGCGAAGGCGACCGTCACGGCGACGCAGAAATGCATGACGCCATAGGTCAGCGTCTTGACGGCGATCTTCTTCAGCGACGGCAGCCCATGCGGATGGCCATGGTGGGCGCGGGTCCGGGCCTGCTCCTCGGCGTCCATGACGTCGAGGCGGGCGGTGAAGGCCTCGGCCGTCTCCTCGATGGGCGTGCCCGCGCGACGGCGCTCGATCCGATGCCAGATGCGGTCGTGGAAGGAGTAGGCGACGGTCTGGAAGAAGGGCTCGACCACCCCGATGGCCAGGGCCATGCGCCAATCACGCGTGATGACCAGGGCGACCAGCATGGCGACGATCAGGTGCATCACGCCGTAGGAGGCGATCTTGAGCGCAAGGCTCCGCACGGACCGGGCGAGAGTGACGACCATCTGCAGGGGAGAATGTTAGCCCGGGCTGAAAGTTTCAAGTCCGACTGAAAACTTACGTGACCGGCCGTCCGCCTCGGACCGGTTGACTTCACATCCGCGAAAGAGGATAGGCGGCCCGCAAAACGGAGACTCCCATGGAGATTCGCGAAGGGCTCACCTTCGACGATGTTTTGCTTGAACCCGGTCCGTCAGAGATCATGCCCGCCGACGCGGACGTCTCGACCCGGCTCACCCGCGACATCCGACTGAACATTCCGCTGACCTCGTCCGCCATGGACACGGTCACCGAAAGCCGGCTGGCCATCGCCATGGCCCAGGCCGGCGGTCTGGGCGTGCTTCACCGCAACATGACGGTGCAGCAGCAGGCCGATCAGGTCCGCGAGGTGAAGCGGTTCGAGAGCGGCATGGTCATCAACCCGGTGACGATCCGCCCCGAGACGACGCTGGGCGAGGTTCGCGAGATCGTGGCGGCCCGCAAGATCTCCGGCTTCCCGGTGGTCGATGCAAACGGCAAGCTGGTCGGCATACTGACCAACCGCGACATGCGGTTCGACACCGATCCGAACCACACCGCGGCACAGCTGATGACCACGGGCGATCTGGTCACCGTGCGCGAGGGCGCCGGCAAGGACGAGGCGCGCGAGCTTCTGCGCACCCGCAAGATCGAACGCGTCATCGTGGTCGACGAGGACTATCGCGCCACCGGCCTGATCACGATGAAGGACATCGAAAAGGCCCAGGCCCACCCGAACGCGGCCAAGGACGAGCAGGGTCGCCTGCTGGTCGGCGCGGCCTCGACCGTTGGCGACGCGGGCTTCGAGCGCGCCATGGCCCTGGCCGACGCCGGCTGCGACGTGGTCGTCATCGACACCGCCCATGGCCACTCGGCCCAGGTCGCCCGTGTGGTCGAGCGCATCAAGCGCGAGAACAACCGGCTGCAGATCGTCGCCGGCAACATCGCCACCTATGACGCGGCCAGGGCGCTGATCGACGCCGGCGCCGATGCGGTGAAGGTCGGCATCGGCCCCGGCTCCATCTGCACCACCCGCATCGTCGCCGGCGTCGGCGTGCCTCAGCTGACGGCGGTCATGGAAGCCGCGCGCGCCGCCAAGGGCTCCGGCGCTCCGGTCATCGCCGACGGCGGCATCAAATACTCGGGCGACCTGGCCAAGGCCATCGCGGCCGGCGCCTCGGTCGCCATGATGGGCTCGATGTTCGCGGGCACGGACGAAAGCCCCGGCGAGGTCTTCCTGTACCAGGGCCGCAGCTACAAGTCGTACCGGGGCATGGGCTCGGTCGGGGCGATGGGGGCGGGCAGCGCCGACCGCTATTTCCAGAAGGAAGTCTCGGACACCCAGAAGCTGGTGCCCGAGGGCATCGAGGGGCAGACACCGTACAAGGGCCCGATTGCGCCTGTGCTGCACCAGATGGTCGGGGGCCTTCGCGCCGCCATGGGCTATGTCGGCGCCGCCACCATCGCGGACCTTCAGGACCGGGCGCGGTTCGTGCGCATCACCGGCGCGGGCCTGCGCGAAAGCCATGTCCACGACGTGATGATCACGCGCGAGGCGCCCAACTATCGGCAGGGGTAGACGATGTTCAACATGACGCCGGAACTGACCTATGCGGCCCTGACGATCCTGCTGGCGGTGGTGCAGATCTTCCTGCCCGCCACCGGCCGGACCCTGCAGCACGGCGCCAAATGGAACGCCGGGCCGCGCGACGCGGCCGTGCCGCCGTCGAACGTCGTCACCGGTCGTCTCGAGCGGGCCCAGGCCAATCTCTACGAGACCCTGCCCCTGTTCTTCGCGGCGGTGCTGATCGCCCACATCGCGGGCGAGGACGGATTTCTGACGTACTGGGGCGCCACCCTCTATTTCTGGGCTCGCGTCGCCTATGTGCCGCTCTATGCGTTCGGCGTGACCGGCGTGCGCAGCCTGGCCTTCCTCATATCGCTCGCCGGTCTTCTGATGATCGTCGCCGCCCTGTTCGTCTGAAAGCCTAAGTGACCCCAGCCGCTCGTCTCGCCGCCGCCGCCTCCGTCCTCGACAGCATCGCCCAGGGACGCCAGCCGGCCGAGGCCGTCCTCAAGGCCTGGGGAGCCGCCAACCGGTACGCCGGGTCCAAGGACCGCCGCGCCATCGCCGATCAGGTCTACAAGATCCTGCGCGCGCGCGGCCGTCTGGTCTGGGCCATGGGCGGGCGCGAGGACGGGCGAGCGCTGGTCATCGGCTCGTTGAGCCTTATCGACGGCCTGTCGCTGGAAGAGATCGAGGCTCTGCACTCGGGCGACGGCTACGGCCCCAAGCCCCTGTCGAAGCAGGAACGCGCCCGCATCAGCCTGACTGACGACGGCGCCCCGGCATGGGCGCTCGCCGGCCTGCCCGAGTTCGTGGTCGAGGACTTCAAGAACACCTTCGGCGACCGCTGGGCCGAGGAGGCGGCTGCATTGATGCAGCCGCGGGCGCCGATCGATCTGCGCGTCAATCTGGCGAAGGCGTCGGTGAAGGAGGTCGAGGCCGAACTTCGCGCCGAGGGCCTGTCGCCCGATCGCACGCCGTGGTCGGCCGCCGGCCTGCGTCTCGCCGCCGAGCCGCCGCCGAACGTCCAGGCGCTGGAGGCCTTCAAACAGGGCCGCATGGAAATCCAGGACGAAGGCAGCCAGATCACCTGCTGGCTGGCCGGCGTCCAGCCCGGCATGACCGTCGTCGACTATTGCGCCGGGGGCGGGGGCAAGACCCTGGGCCTGGCGATGCAGGGTCTGGCCGTCGGCGCCTCGCGTACTGAAGCCGCGCCTCCCGAGGATGACAAGGTCTGGAGCCCGACCGGTTGGGTCGATGCGCCGAAAACGAAGGCCAAGCCAGCCACGATCGCCAAGGCTGAGGGCCGTCTGATCGCCTGCGACGTGGTCCAGAAGCGGCTCGACAACATCCGGCCCCGGCTGGCCCGCGCGGGCGTGGAGGCGGAGCTGATCCACCTTGGCCCCAACGGCGGCGGCGTCGAGGACATCATCGGTCAGGCGGACGTCGTGTTCGTCGATGCGCCCTGCACCGGATCCGGCACCTGGCGGCGCAAGCCCGAGGACGCCTGGCGCCTGAGCGTCGAGGACGTCGACCGGATGCACTCGCTGCAGAAGGCGATCCTCGCCCGGGCCGCCAAGCTGGTGAAGCCGGGTGGCCGTCTGGTCTATGTGACCTGTTCCATGCTGCGTCAGGAGAACGAGGCCAGCGTAGACGCCTTCGAGGAGGATCACGACGACTTCGTCCCGGTCGCCATCTCCGATGCGTTGAATAACCCAGCTGTCACCGATGCAGGCCGCGCGAAGTTGGCCGAGATCGCCGAAGGTCACCGCCTGCGCATGTCGCCGGCCGCCACCGGCACCGACGGCTTCTTCGCCGCCGTCTATGAGCGCGTGGCGTGAGCCGGACCTTTGAACTCACTCAATTCGGGCCGCTGACGGCCCTGTGCGTCATGGCCGCCGAGCTCGAATACGGCCCGGCCCTGAAGGCGCGCATCAAGCCCCTGATCACCGGCGTCGGCCCGGTCGAGGCCGCTGTCGGCACGACCGAGGCCCTGGCCCTGCTGGAACGGGACGGCGCCCTGCCGGACCTGATCATTTCCCTGGGCTCTGCGGGGTCGCAGACCCTGGATCACGGCCGCGTCTATTGGGTCGACGAGGTCAGCTATCGCGACATGGACGCCTCCGCGATCGGCTTCGCCAAGGGCGTGACCCCCTTCCTCGACGAAGAGCCGGTCCTCACCCTCGCCAGCGGTCCGGCGGGCCAGCCCTATGCGCGCCTCGCCACCGGGGCCAGCGTCGTGTCGGGCGAGGCCTATGACGATATCGACGCCGAGATGGTGGACATGGAAACCTATGCCGTCGTCCGCGCCGCCGCGAAATTCGGCGTCCCGGTCATGGGTCTGCGCGGAATCAGTGACGGCAAGGCCGACCTGACCGTGCTGGAAGACTGGACCAACACCCTGTCGGTGATCGACGAAGGCCTCGCCGAGGCCCTGGACCTTCTGAAAGCCGAGTTTGAACGCCTGACCGCCGAAGCGGGGGAGGGCGCATGATCGCCCTCATCGCCGCCCTGACGATGATCCAGACCGATCCCGAGATCCAGGCCCGGATGTCGCACTTCCATGTCCAGTGCATGGCGAGCGCCAGCAATCAGGAACGCCGACTGGCCTGTCTGATGGACGAGACCTGGCGTCAGGATGACCAGCTGAACGCCACTTATCAGCGGATGCGGGCGCGGACGACCGCCGCCAACTGGACCAATATGCGCGATACCCAGCGGGCGTGGATCCGGGTGCGCGACGACTATTGCGCGACCGCCCGGCGGACGGCGGGCGGCGGCATCCGGGCGTCGCTGGCCTTCGCCGACTGCTATCTGACCGAGACCGTCGAGCGGCGGATATGGCTCGAGAATCAGGAGAATCGATAATGACCGCGACCGACCACCAGAAGGTTCTCATCGTCGATTTCGGCAGCCAGGTGACCCAGCTGATCGCGCGCCGCCTGCGCGAGGCCAGTGTCTATTGCGAGATTCATCCCTACGCCAAGGCCGAGGCTGCGATGGCGGCGATGAAGCCCGCGGCCATCATCCTTTCGGGCGGCCCGGAAAGCGTCCACGAAGAGGGCAGTCCCCGCGCCCCCCATTCCGTGTTCGAGGCGGGCGTGCCGGTCCTGGGCATCTGCTACGGCGAGATGACCCTGTGCGAACAGCTGGGCGGCAAGGTCGAGGGCGGCCACACCCGCGAATTCGGCCGCGCGGCCATCACGGTCCGCAAGGAGTCGCCCCTGCTGGCCGGTCTCGCGCCGGTCGGTGAGGATGAAGAGGTGTGGATGAGCCACGGCGACAAGATCGTCGCCATCCCCGACGGCTTCGACGTCGTCGCCACCTCGTCGGGTTCGCCCTATGCCGTCATCGCCGACGAGACCCGCCGCTTCTACGGCGTCCAGTTTCACCCCGAGGTGATGCACACCCCGCGTGGCCACCAGATGCTGAAGAACTTCACCCACGGCATCGCCGGGCTGAAGGGCGACTGGACCATGGCCGCCTATCGCGACGAGAAGATCGCCCAGATCCGCGAGCAGGTCGGCTCGGCCAAGGTCATCTGCGGCCTGTCGGGCGGCGTCGACTCGTCCGTCGCGGCGGTGCTGATCCACGAGGCCATCGGCGACCAGCTGACCTGCGTCTTCGTCGACACCGGGCTGCTGCGCAAGGACGAGGCGAAACAGGTCACGACCCTGTTCCGCGAGCACTACAACATCCCCCTGATCCACGTTGATGCGTCGAAGGAATTCCTCGGCGAACTGGCCGGTCAGTCGGATCCGGAGACCAAGCGCAAGACCATCGGCCGCGTCTTCATCGAGATCTTCGACCGCGAGGCTTCCAAGATCGAAGGCGCCGAGTTCCTCGCCCAGGGCACCCTCTACCCCGACGTGATCGAGAGCGTGTCGTCCTCGTCCGGCAAGGCCCACGTCATCAAGAGCCACCACAACGTCGGCGGTCTGCCCGACTATATGAAGCTCAAGCTTGTCGAGCCCCTGCGCGAGCTGTTCAAGGACGAGGTCCGGGCGCTGGGCCGCGAACTCGGCCTGACCGACGTCTTCGTGGGTCGCCACCCCTTCCCCGGACCGGGCCTGGCCATCCGCATTCCCGGCGAGATCACGCCCGACGCAGTGGAGACCCTGCAACAGGCCGACGCCATCTATCTGGAAGAGATCCGCAAGGCCGGTCTCTACGACAGGATCTGGCAGGCCTTCGCCGTCCTGCTGCCGGTCAAGACCGTCGGCGTCATGGGCGACGCCCGAACCTACGAGAAGGTGCTGGCCCTGCGCGCCGTATCCTCTACCGACGGCATGACGGCGGACTTCTTCGAGTTCCCGTGGGACGTCCTGGGCAAATGCGCCACGCGAATCGTCAACGGAGTTCGGGGCGTGAACCGCGTCGTCTATGACGTGACCTCAAAGCCCCCCGGCACGATCGAGTGGGAGTGAAGGGCGGCGGGCGTGCGGGTGCGGCCTCTGGCGAGAGGATTTGATCGATGACGGAAGGACTTCAGCGGCTGGCTTGGGTCGTGGCGATGCGCAGCCCTACCGTCGTAGCGCTTAGCGAAGAGGCTGGCTTGCGGGCGTCTCGATCAATCGGTCACGGTGTCGCCGTTGCAATCGACGGCGAACAGAGATCCTGAAGCGCTCTCGACGCGGATCCGATGGCAGTCTGGATGCTTCGCGAGCAGGGATTGGATCAGGTCGAGGACCTCTGCGGCGCGTCGCTCTTCGATCGCTTCCGTCGGACCGGCGCTCCCTTTGTGGAAGACCAGTAGTCTGTAACCCAACATAGGCAGTGTCCTGACCCGCTGTTGAGGTCGACCGAGCCCTCCTAATGACCGATAGCGGACCTTGGCTCCATCCAAAGTCAGATTTCGCGCTTGTGTCGCCCGGTCGGCTAAGGGACCTGACCCGCCGTGTCGGAGAACCCGACCAAGCCCGCCTCGCAACCGAGGGCGATGGCCGCCGTCGTCGGCATGCCGAGCTTGTCGCAGATGTGGGCCCTGTGCATCTCCACGGTGCGTGCGCTGATGCCGAGCCTGTGAGCGATGACTTTGCTGGGCGCGCCGGTCGCGAGGTTCTGAAGGACCTGTCTTTCTCGATCGCTCAGTCGGGAGATGGCTTCGGTCCGCCGCCGCTTTTCGAGAAGGGCGGTCAGTCGCTCGACCGCCCGATCGAGCGAGGCGACCAGATCGGCGCGGCGGATCGGCTTGGACAGGAAATCGACCGCGCCCCGCCGCATGGCCTCTACCGCCAGGGGTATGCTGGCTTGCCCCGTGAGAAAAACCACTTCGACCGGGATCGCACGCGTGCACAGTTTGGCGTGTAGGGCCGAGCCGTCCATGCCGGGGAGCGCCATATCGATCAGGGCGACCCCGGGCGCGAGGTCGTCGGCCACAGCGAGGAGAGCCTCGGCCGTTTGAAAGGTCCGGGTCTCGAAGCGCCCTCCGAGCGTCGCCTGCAGCGAGGCGAGAACCAGCGGGTCATCATCGACTAGGTAAACGTACATGGTTCCCAATCCGATAGACCTTCACCATGAGCGAGCCGTTAAGCTCGTCCAGCGGGCTAGACCTGCAGAGGTACGTAGTTTCCCCGGCTTGCGTCCCATGCGGAACCCACCACCCTCGGCATCCGATCAGGAGGCGCACGACCAATCTTGGACCAGCTCGACCTCCGCCAGGCCTTCTTTCACGCTCACCCCGATCCGATGTGGATCTACGACGTCGAGACGTTGGCGTTTCTGGACGTGAACGCTGCGGCGGAGAGGAAATACGGCTGGTCGCGCGCCGAGTTTCTCAAGATGTCGCTGGCGGATATCCGTCCCGCGGAAGAGGTCGAGACGCTCAAGGCCCAGATCGGCGGGACCAAGGAGGCGATCGACACCTCGGGCGTCTGGCGGCATCTGACGCGGGCGGGGCGGACCCTCTTCGTGGACGTTGCCTCGCATGAGGTCCGCTTTCAGGCGCGCGCGGCCCGGTTTGTCTCGGCGCGCGACGTCACCCGGCTGGTGGAACTGGAGCGCGAACGGACCGCGATGCTGGACAGCATCAGCGACGGCTTCTTCACCCTGGACGCCGAGGGTCGCTTCACCTTCCTGAACGGGCAGGCTGAAACCTATCTGGATCGGTCACGCACGGAACTTCTCGGTCGGAATGTCTGGGAGGCATTTCCCGAGGCGCGTGACAAGGCGTTCAAGGTGGCGGTGGAGACAGCCGTCGAACACGGACAGACGCAGCATTTCACCGAATATCTCGATCCGCCCGGCCGGTGGTTTCGCTCCTTCGTGCATCCTGCGGAGGCCGGCGGCGTCAGTGTTTACTTCAGGGACGTGACTTCGGAGCGGGCGGCTGAGACACAGCTGAGGCTGTTGGAGCAGGCGGTGTCCCATCTCAGGGATGTCGTGCTGATCACCGAGGCGCATCCGATCGACGAGGCGTCTGGGGGCCCGCGGGTCGTCTACGTCAACGACGCCTTCCCCCGTATGACGGGTTACAGCAGGGAAGAGATCATCGGACGCACCCCACGCTTTCTGCAGGGGCCGGACACCTCGCGAGATGAACTCGATCGAATCCGGGACGCCCTGACGCGGGGAGAGGCTGTCAGCGCTGAACTCGTCAACTACACGCGAACCGGCGGGCGCTTCCTTGTCGAGATGGACATTGTTCCCATCGCGCTGGACGGCGAAACCCACACTCATTTCGTCTCCGTCCAACGGGACATCACGGAGCGGCGGGCGGCGCAGGAGGCGATGCGGCTGGGGGAGGAGCGCTTCCAACTTATGGCGCGGGCCACCAACGACGTGGTTTGGGACTGGGACATCTCGCGTGACGCCCTTTGGTGGAACAGCAACCTGCAGACCCTGTTCGGCTACACGCCAACGGACAGCCAGACGCCCCTCGACTTCTGGCTGCGCCATGTTCATCCTGACGACCGCGACCGGGTTCATTCCAGCTTTTCCGACGCGCTGGCGGGAGCGGACACCATATGGCGCGCCGAGTATCGCTTCGAGAAGGCTGATGGTCGTTACGCCGCCGTGGCGGACAGGGGCTTCATCATCCGCGACGACGAGGGGCGTCCCACGCGCGCTGTCGGATCGATGCTCGATGTCACCGAGCGCCGCGAACTGGAGGACAGCGTCCGCCAATCGCAGAAACTGGAGGCCGTCGGCCAGCTCACCGGTGGTGTGGCGCACGACTTCAACAACCTCCTGACCGTGATCCTGAACAATGCCGAGGGGCTGGAGGAGGCGCTCGCCGCCCAGCCTCCGCTCAGGGATCTGGCCAGCATGACCATTCAGGCGGCCGAGCGGGGCGCCGAGCTCACCAGCCGTCTGCTGGCCGTGGCGCGTCGTCAGGCGTTGAGCCCGACCGTTCTCGATCTGGGCGCGCTGGTCCGGAACCTGCGGCCGCTGCTGCGTCGGACGCTGGCCGAGGATATCGAGATCAAGATCGTCGCCCCGGCCAATCTCTGGATGGTCGAGGCGGATGCGG
Proteins encoded in this window:
- the guaA gene encoding glutamine-hydrolyzing GMP synthase — protein: MMTATDHQKVLIVDFGSQVTQLIARRLREASVYCEIHPYAKAEAAMAAMKPAAIILSGGPESVHEEGSPRAPHSVFEAGVPVLGICYGEMTLCEQLGGKVEGGHTREFGRAAITVRKESPLLAGLAPVGEDEEVWMSHGDKIVAIPDGFDVVATSSGSPYAVIADETRRFYGVQFHPEVMHTPRGHQMLKNFTHGIAGLKGDWTMAAYRDEKIAQIREQVGSAKVICGLSGGVDSSVAAVLIHEAIGDQLTCVFVDTGLLRKDEAKQVTTLFREHYNIPLIHVDASKEFLGELAGQSDPETKRKTIGRVFIEIFDREASKIEGAEFLAQGTLYPDVIESVSSSSGKAHVIKSHHNVGGLPDYMKLKLVEPLRELFKDEVRALGRELGLTDVFVGRHPFPGPGLAIRIPGEITPDAVETLQQADAIYLEEIRKAGLYDRIWQAFAVLLPVKTVGVMGDARTYEKVLALRAVSSTDGMTADFFEFPWDVLGKCATRIVNGVRGVNRVVYDVTSKPPGTIEWE
- a CDS encoding lysozyme inhibitor LprI family protein — protein: MIALIAALTMIQTDPEIQARMSHFHVQCMASASNQERRLACLMDETWRQDDQLNATYQRMRARTTAANWTNMRDTQRAWIRVRDDYCATARRTAGGGIRASLAFADCYLTETVERRIWLENQENR
- a CDS encoding MAPEG family protein translates to MFNMTPELTYAALTILLAVVQIFLPATGRTLQHGAKWNAGPRDAAVPPSNVVTGRLERAQANLYETLPLFFAAVLIAHIAGEDGFLTYWGATLYFWARVAYVPLYAFGVTGVRSLAFLISLAGLLMIVAALFV
- a CDS encoding RsmB/NOP family class I SAM-dependent RNA methyltransferase; the protein is MTPAARLAAAASVLDSIAQGRQPAEAVLKAWGAANRYAGSKDRRAIADQVYKILRARGRLVWAMGGREDGRALVIGSLSLIDGLSLEEIEALHSGDGYGPKPLSKQERARISLTDDGAPAWALAGLPEFVVEDFKNTFGDRWAEEAAALMQPRAPIDLRVNLAKASVKEVEAELRAEGLSPDRTPWSAAGLRLAAEPPPNVQALEAFKQGRMEIQDEGSQITCWLAGVQPGMTVVDYCAGGGGKTLGLAMQGLAVGASRTEAAPPEDDKVWSPTGWVDAPKTKAKPATIAKAEGRLIACDVVQKRLDNIRPRLARAGVEAELIHLGPNGGGVEDIIGQADVVFVDAPCTGSGTWRRKPEDAWRLSVEDVDRMHSLQKAILARAAKLVKPGGRLVYVTCSMLRQENEASVDAFEEDHDDFVPVAISDALNNPAVTDAGRAKLAEIAEGHRLRMSPAATGTDGFFAAVYERVA
- the guaB gene encoding IMP dehydrogenase, whose protein sequence is MEIREGLTFDDVLLEPGPSEIMPADADVSTRLTRDIRLNIPLTSSAMDTVTESRLAIAMAQAGGLGVLHRNMTVQQQADQVREVKRFESGMVINPVTIRPETTLGEVREIVAARKISGFPVVDANGKLVGILTNRDMRFDTDPNHTAAQLMTTGDLVTVREGAGKDEARELLRTRKIERVIVVDEDYRATGLITMKDIEKAQAHPNAAKDEQGRLLVGAASTVGDAGFERAMALADAGCDVVVIDTAHGHSAQVARVVERIKRENNRLQIVAGNIATYDAARALIDAGADAVKVGIGPGSICTTRIVAGVGVPQLTAVMEAARAAKGSGAPVIADGGIKYSGDLAKAIAAGASVAMMGSMFAGTDESPGEVFLYQGRSYKSYRGMGSVGAMGAGSADRYFQKEVSDTQKLVPEGIEGQTPYKGPIAPVLHQMVGGLRAAMGYVGAATIADLQDRARFVRITGAGLRESHVHDVMITREAPNYRQG
- a CDS encoding response regulator, producing MYVYLVDDDPLVLASLQATLGGRFETRTFQTAEALLAVADDLAPGVALIDMALPGMDGSALHAKLCTRAIPVEVVFLTGQASIPLAVEAMRRGAVDFLSKPIRRADLVASLDRAVERLTALLEKRRRTEAISRLSDRERQVLQNLATGAPSKVIAHRLGISARTVEMHRAHICDKLGMPTTAAIALGCEAGLVGFSDTAGQVP
- a CDS encoding DUF2061 domain-containing protein translates to MVVTLARSVRSLALKIASYGVMHLIVAMLVALVITRDWRMALAIGVVEPFFQTVAYSFHDRIWHRIERRRAGTPIEETAEAFTARLDVMDAEEQARTRAHHGHPHGLPSLKKIAVKTLTYGVMHFCVAVTVAFAITRDWRAALTIGIAEPLVQMVFFAVHDRIWAAREARRAPQPA
- a CDS encoding 5'-methylthioadenosine/S-adenosylhomocysteine nucleosidase (Enables the cleavage of the glycosidic bond in both 5'-methylthioadenosine and S-adenosylhomocysteine), whose translation is MSRTFELTQFGPLTALCVMAAELEYGPALKARIKPLITGVGPVEAAVGTTEALALLERDGALPDLIISLGSAGSQTLDHGRVYWVDEVSYRDMDASAIGFAKGVTPFLDEEPVLTLASGPAGQPYARLATGASVVSGEAYDDIDAEMVDMETYAVVRAAAKFGVPVMGLRGISDGKADLTVLEDWTNTLSVIDEGLAEALDLLKAEFERLTAEAGEGA
- a CDS encoding sodium:proton antiporter, with amino-acid sequence MHAFEALLLILIGAVLLSLLARRLNAPFPPFLALGGAAVAFLPWAPELTLDPELVLALFVAPVLLDAAFDSSPRDLKRNAVPIIFLTIVAVGVTVVAVALAARALEPSMAWPVAIALGAIVAPPDAAAATSVLRAVPVPHRVRVVLEGESLFNDATSLLTYRLAVTAATAGLVVGWPLVAMLVWMVIGSVILGVAAGWLASQINGRIEDAPLAILTQFIFTFGVWLIAEQVQVSAIITVVVYGLVAARLSARRSSAALRVPSYAVWETAVFALNATAFAIVGLQIGPIWRALEPGQRSEYAVFALIILGVAVAARLAWVMTYNVAAQIKNRTVGANPPGGQAPPTLKTGLVVGWSGMRGVVSLATAYALPDNFPHRDLILLATFAVVLGTLSIQGLTLGPLIRLLKIRDDGQLAREVHLARKTVLDAGLGHVSKTEGAIAARLRADYAERMTALEKASPEDGRIFSEQDRLLGAVLEAKREALVDLRMSGRISDAAYFQLEEELDRMELSLTPVVR
- a CDS encoding PAS domain S-box protein encodes the protein MDQLDLRQAFFHAHPDPMWIYDVETLAFLDVNAAAERKYGWSRAEFLKMSLADIRPAEEVETLKAQIGGTKEAIDTSGVWRHLTRAGRTLFVDVASHEVRFQARAARFVSARDVTRLVELERERTAMLDSISDGFFTLDAEGRFTFLNGQAETYLDRSRTELLGRNVWEAFPEARDKAFKVAVETAVEHGQTQHFTEYLDPPGRWFRSFVHPAEAGGVSVYFRDVTSERAAETQLRLLEQAVSHLRDVVLITEAHPIDEASGGPRVVYVNDAFPRMTGYSREEIIGRTPRFLQGPDTSRDELDRIRDALTRGEAVSAELVNYTRTGGRFLVEMDIVPIALDGETHTHFVSVQRDITERRAAQEAMRLGEERFQLMARATNDVVWDWDISRDALWWNSNLQTLFGYTPTDSQTPLDFWLRHVHPDDRDRVHSSFSDALAGADTIWRAEYRFEKADGRYAAVADRGFIIRDDEGRPTRAVGSMLDVTERRELEDSVRQSQKLEAVGQLTGGVAHDFNNLLTVILNNAEGLEEALAAQPPLRDLASMTIQAAERGAELTSRLLAVARRQALSPTVLDLGALVRNLRPLLRRTLAEDIEIKIVAPANLWMVEADAGQVEVALLNLAINARDAMPDGGKLVIRLDNVSESKAPPTGDLGLRRSCVRLAVSDTGQGMPKAVVSRAFEPFSPPSR